One window of Vespa velutina chromosome 2, iVesVel2.1, whole genome shotgun sequence genomic DNA carries:
- the LOC124946582 gene encoding microspherule protein 1 isoform X1 produces MSISTSTNVNHSGHSHSGEAFLNIPVESSNLDALATKRRSSSRTIKRRKFDDELVETTFNLQPSTASTKSASRTRTLSVSANPQDVLPSQILASPMQMPPNVTQNDRCNRRPPRPSGSNGSGRKSKKNKSHSHSVNATKDLGRWKPTDDLALITGVQQTNDLRMVHRGTKFSCRFTLQEIQQRWYALLYDSAVSRVAVQAMRNLHPELIASVQARTLYSKAEEDLLGTVKSTSQPTLEVFQELLEANAHTFYPHRTAKALLAHWQLMKQYHLLPDQTVQSLPRGEHVLNFSDAEDMIADAELMEQKDEAVDIELVTLDRKNKREIRMLENELGRWQVLVDSVTGVNPPDFDNQTLAILRGRLVRYLMRSREITVGRSTKDHNVDVDLSLEGPAWKVSRRQGTIRLRNNGDFFLSSEGKRPIFVDSRPILAGNKIKLNNNSVIEIAGLRFIFLINQELISVIRQEAVKLNLNP; encoded by the exons ATGAGTATATCGACCTCGACAAATGTGAACCATAGTGGACATTCTCATAGTGGAGAAGCTTTCTTAAATATTCCAGTTGAATCCTCAAATTTAGATGCTTTAGCGACGAAACGGAGgag TTCATCGCGTACAATAAAACGCAGAAAATTTGATGATGAATTGGTGGAAACAACATTTAACCTTCAACCTTCTACTGCAAGCACAAAATCAGCATCAAGGACTAGGACCTTATCGGTATCTGCTAATCCACAGGATGTCTTGCCATCACAAATTCTTGCAAGTCCTATGCAAATGCCACCAAACGTGACACAAAATGATAGATGTAACCGTAGGCCTCCTAGGCCAAGCGGTTCAAATGGATCTggaagaaagagtaagaagaacAAAAGTCATTCACATTCAGTGAATGCTACAAAAGATCTTGGCCGATGGAAGCCTACTGATGATCTAGCTTTAATAACTGGTGTACAACAAACAAATGATCTACGAATg GTACATCGTGGTACAAAATTTTCATGTCGATTTACACTTCAAGAAATTCAACAAAGATGGTATGCTTTATTATATGATAGTGCAGTTTCTCGTGTCGCAGTCCAAGCTATGAGGAATTTACATCCTGAATTAATTGCTAGTGTGCAAGCAAGAACTTTATATAGCAAAGCTGAAGAAGATCTTCTTGGTACTGTTAAATCA ACTTCTCAACCAACATTAGAAGTTTTTCAAGAACTTCTTGAAGCAAATGCGCATACATTTTATCCACATAGAACAGCTAAGGCATTACTTGCTCACTGGCAATTGATGAAGCAATACCATTTATTGCCAGATCAAACAGTTCAAAGTTTACCTAGAGGTGAAcatgtattaaatttttctgatGCTGAAGATATGATTGCTGATGCAGAATTAATGGAGCAGAAAGATGAAGCAGTAGATATTGAACTTGTAACATTggataggaaaaataaaagagaaattagaaTGTTAGAGAATGAACTTGGAAGATGGCAAGTTCTTGTTGACAGTGTAACAGGTGTTAATCCACCAGATTTTGACAATCAGACGTTAGCGATACTCAGAGGTCGACTTGTCAGATATCTTATGAGATCTCGAGAG ATAACTGTGGGACGATCTACGAAGGACCATAATGTCGACGTGGATTTGAGTTTAGAAGGACCAGCATGGAAAGTATCTCGTAGACAAGGTACAATTCGTTTAAGAAATAAtggtgatttctttttatcttctgaAGGAAAAAGACCAATTTTTGTGGATAGTAGACCGATTCTTgctggaaataaaataaaattgaacaatAACAGTGTAATTGAG ATAGCAGGGCTgagattcatatttttaataaatcaagaaCTCATTTCTGTAATTCGCCAGGAAGCTGTTAAACTCAATTTAAATCcttaa
- the LOC124946582 gene encoding microspherule protein 1 isoform X2, producing the protein MSISTSTNVNHSGHSHSGEAFLNIPVESSNLDALATKRRSSSRTIKRRKFDDELVETTFNLQPSTASTKSASRTRTLSVSANPQDVLPSQILASPMQMPPNVTQNDRCNRRPPRPSGSNGSGRKSKKNKSHSHSVNATKDLGRWKPTDDLALITGVQQTNDLRMVHRGTKFSCRFTLQEIQQRWYALLYDSAVSRVAVQAMRNLHPELIASVQARTLYSKAEEDLLGTVKSTSQPTLEVFQELLEANAHTFYPHRTAKALLAHWQLMKQYHLLPDQTVQSLPRGEHVLNFSDAEDMIADAELMEQKDEAVDIELVTLDRKNKREIRMLENELGRWQVLVDSVTGVNPPDFDNQTLAILRGRLVRYLMRSREITVGRSTKDHNVDVDLSLEGPAWKVSRRQDSRAEIHIFNKSRTHFCNSPGSC; encoded by the exons ATGAGTATATCGACCTCGACAAATGTGAACCATAGTGGACATTCTCATAGTGGAGAAGCTTTCTTAAATATTCCAGTTGAATCCTCAAATTTAGATGCTTTAGCGACGAAACGGAGgag TTCATCGCGTACAATAAAACGCAGAAAATTTGATGATGAATTGGTGGAAACAACATTTAACCTTCAACCTTCTACTGCAAGCACAAAATCAGCATCAAGGACTAGGACCTTATCGGTATCTGCTAATCCACAGGATGTCTTGCCATCACAAATTCTTGCAAGTCCTATGCAAATGCCACCAAACGTGACACAAAATGATAGATGTAACCGTAGGCCTCCTAGGCCAAGCGGTTCAAATGGATCTggaagaaagagtaagaagaacAAAAGTCATTCACATTCAGTGAATGCTACAAAAGATCTTGGCCGATGGAAGCCTACTGATGATCTAGCTTTAATAACTGGTGTACAACAAACAAATGATCTACGAATg GTACATCGTGGTACAAAATTTTCATGTCGATTTACACTTCAAGAAATTCAACAAAGATGGTATGCTTTATTATATGATAGTGCAGTTTCTCGTGTCGCAGTCCAAGCTATGAGGAATTTACATCCTGAATTAATTGCTAGTGTGCAAGCAAGAACTTTATATAGCAAAGCTGAAGAAGATCTTCTTGGTACTGTTAAATCA ACTTCTCAACCAACATTAGAAGTTTTTCAAGAACTTCTTGAAGCAAATGCGCATACATTTTATCCACATAGAACAGCTAAGGCATTACTTGCTCACTGGCAATTGATGAAGCAATACCATTTATTGCCAGATCAAACAGTTCAAAGTTTACCTAGAGGTGAAcatgtattaaatttttctgatGCTGAAGATATGATTGCTGATGCAGAATTAATGGAGCAGAAAGATGAAGCAGTAGATATTGAACTTGTAACATTggataggaaaaataaaagagaaattagaaTGTTAGAGAATGAACTTGGAAGATGGCAAGTTCTTGTTGACAGTGTAACAGGTGTTAATCCACCAGATTTTGACAATCAGACGTTAGCGATACTCAGAGGTCGACTTGTCAGATATCTTATGAGATCTCGAGAG ATAACTGTGGGACGATCTACGAAGGACCATAATGTCGACGTGGATTTGAGTTTAGAAGGACCAGCATGGAAAGTATCTCGTAGACAAG ATAGCAGGGCTgagattcatatttttaataaatcaagaaCTCATTTCTGTAATTCGCCAGGAAGCTGTTAA